ATTCATTAGGTTTGTCCTATAGCAGATACAAACTTCTAGTTACAATACAGAGAGTATACCACTCCACTCcaaaattatttgtaaatttctaCATAATACCAATCAATGAATTCATATCGTCAAAAGTATATGAATGTGAAGGCTATGGCACATGCCTATACAAAAACGCTGTACGTGTCATGAACATTGAGACATGGAAGTTAGCAAACAGAGAACATGCCACAGTGCTAGATAGCATCTAGCGTTCGTAGAGTCTTGAAAGTACACAAGAATTGTGGAAGATGGGCtcacataaaaaacaacacaatattatacaaaataGCAATTCTATAAGTGCCATACAAAATGAAGCActtttcatatttaattatCACTGTGTTATTGGTTCTAAGGCCCAAGGGCGTAGTTATATGAATGCCCTTGCTATGcaatttttggaacacaaacaTTTGCTGACGACTAGAATCAATACTGAGGGAGACCTAGCTAAAAGGCATCTAACATTCTATTGCTCACACAACATACGATGGCTATTTGGGTTTCGTCATTTACTAAATGAAATACATCGTTTGATTTCCGGACTAGACTGAGGCGGTCCCACTGTACATTCAAACCACTCAGTGCATTATTTACGGTCAATAAATGACTTCTTCCTTCTCGATTTGACTAGAACCTTGAGCGTTGGAGTATGTGTCTGAATATCATGGTTGGAGTACAGTTAGTCTCGAAAATGAGCTGAGAACCGCCcacttttacatgtatacaggacGTGGGAGCGTTGGgtgggatggggggggggggaggggggggggtgggaCAGATTTACAACGGAACACATTCGCCTCCACCTGGGCAGCACTCCCTCATAGTGTTCTGGATGTCCCTAATAAAGCTGTGCCATTAACGCCCCTTGTCCTCTACCACTACCATAACCGCCTGTTTCCAATATACTGTCAACCATGAGTGAAACAATTACAGTCAAGGCGCAAGCCGTAGTAATGAACGTCCCATACTGGCTACTGGTATCCCAAACGATTGTACAAAGAGTAGAAGCTGGTTAGCTTCAATGTCCTGGAGAGCTGTGTAATACAACATATACAGTAAAGTCAATCAGAAAAAATACTTTATGTATAGCAAGATGTGACTAAAATCTTATCTTTATTCTTATATATCCTAACACATCTCTACCAATCAAACATTTTGTTATGAACATATCCTTACCTGTATCTACCAATCTGGTCACATGAGACCGAATCATTCGTAGTTTGAGCCAATCAGGAAGCAGAAGTGCCTCTTCAGAAGTATCCATTAGGAAAGCTGATGGGGGTTGTCCTTCTGCTGGGAACCAAGTGTCTAATAAATCCTGGTACTCTGTTTCACCTGTAAGTCAAGTGATGTCAGGACATAATCTATGTATCATCTATGTTCATTAGTCTCTACACCAAATCCTGAAGAGTACTGACCAAATTAACATTTCTTAATCATTCTGACATTTTTCTATAGTTTAAACCTATTACTCACCCCCTTTGGGAGGTCCATACGTTAGCAGTATAATCATAGCATGTACCACCAGGACGTGCATTGTAGCAGAGTCGCCTCCCTTCCACTGTAGGATTATCTGATCCTGAATATTCGACTGAAACAAAAGTTTACAAAACACAAGTGTTATTTAATATTATGGCTATTTTGTGCAGACAGACGATCTTAGATTAAGATAAACAACTGGTCATATCTAGAAGTGAATCCTCATTTACCCATGAGTATGTCTCCTTGTCAGGCTCCTTGCCCTTACGGAGATAGTTAGTGTAGAGGTCTATAAGAGTTGTCAGTGTGACAGTTCACTACTAAAAACCTTACCCATGAATACGCCTCCTTGTCACGGCTCCTTGCCCTTACGGAGATAGTTAGTGTAGAGGTCTATAAGAGCCTTCAGTGTGACAGTTCACTACTAAAACCTTACCCATGAATACGCCTCCTTGTCAGGCTCCTTGCCCTTACTGAGATAGTTAGTGTAGAGGTCTATAAGACCTTCAGTGAGACAGTTCACTACTAAAACCTTACCCATGAGTACACCTCCTTGTCAGGCTCCTTGCCCTTACGGAGATAGTTAGTGTAGAGGTCTATAAGACCTTCAGTGTGACAGTTCACTACTAA
This portion of the Argopecten irradians isolate NY unplaced genomic scaffold, Ai_NY scaffold_1327, whole genome shotgun sequence genome encodes:
- the LOC138314081 gene encoding integrator complex subunit 1-like, translated to MHVLVVHAMIILLTYGPPKGGETEYQDLLDTWFPAEGQPPSAFLMDTSEEALLLPDWLKLRMIRSHVTRLVDTALQDIEANQLLLFVQSFGIPVASMGRSLLRLAP